One part of the Paenibacillus silvisoli genome encodes these proteins:
- the serA gene encoding phosphoglycerate dehydrogenase, producing MFKVLVSDPISDLGIQKLVDAEDVAVDKKPGLSEDELVAIIGEYDALLVRSQTRVTARIMEAGKSLKVIGRAGVGVDNIDLEAATQRGIIVINAPDGNTITTCEHTFAMMMSVARFIPQAYLKTVGGEWDRKSFVGVELRNKVLGVLGMGRIGSEVAKRAKAFGMEIWGYDPFLTEERAEKMGVRLSSVDDIVRNADFMTVHTPLTPETRHMIGSAQFEVMKKGMRIVNCARGGIIDEHALVEAIDQGIVAGAAFDVFEVEPPAADHPFLKHPKIIVTPHLGASTVEAQENVAIDVSEQVLNILRDKPFMNAVNMPPIPAEVLNKLQPYFGLGEKLGSFIAQLTEGAVEEITVNYTGELADVDTQPLTRYIVRGVLSHHLGSDQVNVVNSMHLAKERHVNIVVQKSHEARDFTSSITVKLRSKAATRLVTGTMLTGYGPRIVQIDRFPVDVAPEGNIILISHNDKPGIIGNVGMLLGNNNVNIATMQVGRELVGGSAIMVLTVDKGVSKDVINELVKLPDLNKAKEIKLV from the coding sequence ATGTTTAAAGTATTGGTCTCAGATCCAATCAGCGATCTTGGCATTCAGAAGCTCGTGGATGCGGAGGACGTCGCTGTCGACAAAAAACCGGGATTGAGCGAGGACGAGCTCGTCGCCATTATCGGCGAATACGATGCGCTTCTCGTACGCAGCCAAACGCGCGTTACGGCCCGCATCATGGAAGCCGGCAAATCGCTTAAGGTTATCGGCCGCGCCGGCGTCGGAGTGGACAACATTGACTTGGAAGCAGCTACACAACGCGGAATTATCGTTATTAACGCACCGGACGGAAACACGATCACCACTTGCGAGCACACCTTCGCGATGATGATGTCGGTTGCGCGCTTCATTCCACAAGCTTACTTGAAAACGGTAGGCGGCGAATGGGACCGCAAATCGTTCGTCGGCGTAGAGCTTCGCAACAAAGTGCTCGGCGTCCTCGGCATGGGCCGTATCGGCAGCGAGGTGGCTAAGCGCGCGAAAGCGTTCGGCATGGAAATTTGGGGCTACGACCCGTTCCTGACGGAAGAACGCGCCGAGAAGATGGGCGTTCGTTTGTCCTCCGTGGACGATATCGTGCGCAACGCCGATTTCATGACCGTTCATACGCCATTGACGCCGGAAACGCGTCACATGATCGGCAGCGCTCAATTCGAAGTGATGAAGAAGGGCATGCGCATCGTGAACTGCGCGCGCGGCGGCATCATCGACGAGCACGCGCTCGTTGAAGCGATCGATCAAGGCATCGTAGCCGGAGCGGCGTTCGACGTATTCGAAGTCGAGCCTCCGGCAGCCGACCACCCGTTCCTGAAGCATCCGAAAATCATCGTAACGCCTCACCTTGGCGCATCGACCGTCGAAGCGCAAGAGAACGTGGCGATCGATGTATCCGAGCAAGTATTGAACATTTTGCGCGACAAGCCGTTTATGAACGCGGTCAACATGCCGCCGATTCCGGCTGAAGTGCTGAACAAGCTTCAACCGTACTTCGGTCTTGGCGAGAAGCTCGGCAGCTTCATCGCTCAATTGACGGAAGGCGCCGTAGAAGAAATTACGGTCAACTACACCGGCGAGCTGGCTGATGTCGATACGCAGCCGCTTACCCGTTATATCGTGCGCGGCGTGCTCTCGCATCACCTCGGTTCCGACCAAGTGAACGTCGTCAACTCGATGCACCTGGCGAAAGAGCGTCACGTGAACATCGTCGTGCAGAAGTCTCACGAAGCGCGCGACTTTACGAGCTCGATCACCGTTAAGCTTCGTTCCAAAGCAGCGACTCGCCTCGTTACGGGCACGATGCTGACAGGCTATGGCCCGCGGATCGTACAAATCGACCGTTTCCCTGTCGACGTTGCGCCGGAAGGCAACATCATTCTGATCTCGCATAACGACAAACCGGGCATTATCGGCAATGTCGGCATGCTGCTTGGCAACAACAACGTCAACATCGCAACGATGCAAGTAGGCCGCGAGCTCGTCGGCGGTTCCGCGATCATGGTGCTGACGGTCGACAAAGGCGTTTCCAAGGACGTTATCAATGAGCTTGTGAAGCTGCCTGACTTGAACAAGGCGAAAGAAATCAAATTGGTGTAA
- a CDS encoding rhodanese-like domain-containing protein — translation MERWSNIEPEAFMALVRDGKLAPDQIIDVRELGEWNYYHIDHSTLMPLSEFQTREGEVDRERPVYVICAHGVRSDAVCRYLSEKGYGNLTNVIGGMAAVSSLDGFEYD, via the coding sequence GTGGAAAGATGGAGCAATATCGAGCCGGAGGCGTTCATGGCGCTCGTGCGCGACGGAAAGCTCGCACCCGATCAAATAATCGACGTGCGTGAACTGGGAGAATGGAATTATTACCATATAGATCATAGCACGTTAATGCCGCTGTCCGAATTTCAAACGCGGGAAGGCGAAGTGGACCGGGAGCGTCCGGTCTATGTCATCTGCGCGCATGGCGTAAGAAGCGACGCGGTTTGCCGCTATTTAAGTGAAAAAGGATACGGCAACCTCACCAATGTCATTGGCGGAATGGCTGCCGTATCCTCGCTGGATGGCTTTGAATACGATTAG
- a CDS encoding CPBP family intramembrane glutamic endopeptidase: MKKFDLRKLKLKTVSVDQIDDRMLLINLYATQAITLVIGFIWLLFQHRNPFLLFAAPEGLNYLYFGAGLAALVIAIDYLSARFVPEEANDDGGVNERIFKERPIWHIVVLSLIVSICEETLFRGAIQHGIGPYWTSIIFATIHVRYLKHWIPTGLVFAISYALGWIYIKTGTLWAPIIAHFLIDMIMGLVIRFRRE, from the coding sequence ATGAAAAAATTCGATCTCCGCAAGTTGAAGCTGAAAACGGTGAGCGTCGACCAGATCGACGATCGCATGCTGCTTATCAATTTGTACGCAACGCAGGCAATTACTCTAGTTATCGGTTTTATATGGCTATTATTTCAGCATCGGAACCCATTTTTATTATTTGCCGCGCCGGAAGGGCTGAATTATCTTTATTTCGGCGCCGGCTTGGCGGCGCTCGTCATCGCGATCGACTACCTTTCCGCCCGTTTTGTGCCGGAGGAAGCGAACGATGACGGCGGAGTAAACGAGCGGATTTTCAAAGAGCGCCCGATCTGGCATATTGTCGTCTTGTCGCTGATCGTGTCGATTTGCGAGGAGACGCTGTTTCGCGGCGCGATCCAGCACGGAATCGGCCCGTACTGGACAAGCATTATTTTTGCGACGATCCATGTCCGTTATTTGAAGCACTGGATTCCGACGGGACTGGTGTTCGCCATCAGCTACGCGCTGGGCTGGATCTACATCAAGACAGGAACGCTTTGGGCCCCGATTATTGCGCATTTCTTAATTGATATGATTATGGGCCTTGTGATCCGATTCCGGAGGGAATAA
- a CDS encoding metallophosphoesterase, with protein MWIALTAAVAAAAVAAAGGIMARTSFRYQLDELSVSLDRLPPAFDGTKLLFISDIHRRTISDDVVARIQAAGGADLVLIGGDLRERKVPIDRTRSNVRQLARVAPIYVVYGNHDYDEDMRPLEVMLQEERAKVLVNESVILEKRDGSRIRLTGVDDPRTFRDRLELALSDPDDFSGTAAKPFTLVLAHDPILAKRMNGAQMLEVDLILSGHTHGGQITMPLIGPTWRGKEPSGYWRGWFDLAQREKTGATGPRLFVSCGFGTSRLPLRFGAPAQYHLLTLRSAASAPPARGQS; from the coding sequence GTGTGGATAGCATTAACGGCCGCTGTAGCGGCAGCCGCGGTTGCTGCGGCAGGCGGCATCATGGCGAGGACGTCATTTAGGTATCAGCTGGATGAACTGTCGGTTTCGTTGGACCGGCTTCCGCCGGCGTTTGACGGAACAAAGCTATTATTCATTTCGGATATACATAGAAGAACCATTTCGGACGACGTCGTTGCGCGGATTCAAGCGGCGGGCGGTGCGGATCTGGTGCTGATCGGCGGCGATCTGCGCGAGCGGAAAGTGCCGATTGATAGAACGCGAAGCAATGTGCGGCAGCTGGCGCGAGTCGCGCCAATCTACGTCGTTTACGGCAATCACGATTATGATGAGGATATGCGGCCGCTTGAGGTGATGCTGCAGGAGGAACGAGCCAAGGTTCTCGTCAATGAATCGGTCATCCTGGAGAAGAGGGACGGAAGCCGGATTCGGCTGACAGGCGTCGATGATCCTCGTACGTTTCGGGACCGGCTGGAGCTGGCGCTAAGCGATCCCGATGATTTCTCCGGCACAGCAGCAAAACCGTTCACGTTAGTGCTGGCTCACGATCCGATACTTGCTAAACGGATGAACGGCGCGCAGATGCTGGAGGTGGATCTTATCCTCTCCGGCCATACGCACGGGGGTCAAATAACGATGCCGCTGATCGGACCGACGTGGCGCGGCAAGGAGCCATCCGGCTACTGGCGCGGCTGGTTCGACCTGGCGCAGCGCGAAAAAACCGGAGCCACGGGGCCCCGGCTGTTCGTCAGCTGCGGTTTCGGGACGTCCCGGCTGCCGCTTCGTTTTGGAGCGCCGGCGCAATACCATCTGCTTACTTTGCGGTCTGCTGCGTCTGCTCCTCCAGCCCGAGGTCAATCGTAG
- a CDS encoding polysaccharide deacetylase family protein has product MPIRKPHALSIILLAAALLLSGCGNSSNRTNDTTTSNAANPPAASVNEPAPGDGNAAVNDNQPADSGTNATTGTEPEKETGTGNGANKPATEPSTEPETDPDSNAAQTSDPEPAKKLYKMNKVYSFVPIDKAATTNKVVLLTFDDGPKEDKMMSSLLDTLDKHKAKAIFFVNGYRVKAHPELLKKIADRGQTIGNHSWDHIDLKKESQASVQKQVDDVQKIVKDVIGTEPVFFRPPFGSGNDYVKKVVRDRGMLYMTWSNGSLDWDSSTKNKPDKVIANVLEQLHPGVNILMHELPWTTEALDELLTKLESKGYGFIDPATIDLGLEEQTQQTAK; this is encoded by the coding sequence ATGCCGATTCGCAAACCGCACGCCCTCTCCATCATCCTATTGGCAGCCGCGCTGCTTCTGTCCGGCTGCGGAAATTCGTCAAACCGCACGAACGATACGACGACTTCAAATGCTGCCAATCCGCCCGCCGCGAGCGTAAACGAGCCTGCGCCCGGTGACGGAAATGCTGCCGTCAATGACAATCAGCCTGCCGACAGCGGCACGAATGCAACAACCGGAACGGAACCGGAGAAGGAAACGGGGACGGGAAACGGGGCAAACAAGCCTGCGACTGAACCGTCGACGGAGCCCGAAACCGACCCTGATTCGAATGCGGCGCAGACTTCGGATCCGGAGCCGGCGAAGAAGCTGTATAAGATGAATAAAGTGTACAGCTTCGTACCGATCGACAAGGCGGCGACGACCAACAAGGTCGTGCTGCTCACCTTCGATGACGGACCGAAAGAAGATAAAATGATGAGCTCCCTGCTCGACACGTTGGATAAGCACAAAGCGAAAGCGATCTTCTTCGTCAATGGCTACCGCGTGAAGGCGCACCCCGAGCTGCTCAAAAAAATAGCCGATCGCGGGCAAACGATCGGCAACCATTCCTGGGATCATATTGATTTAAAGAAAGAATCGCAAGCCTCGGTTCAGAAGCAGGTCGACGACGTCCAAAAAATCGTCAAAGACGTGATCGGCACGGAGCCGGTATTTTTCCGTCCCCCATTCGGGTCGGGCAATGATTACGTGAAGAAAGTCGTCCGCGACCGCGGCATGCTCTATATGACCTGGTCCAACGGTTCGCTGGATTGGGACAGCAGCACGAAAAACAAACCGGACAAAGTGATCGCCAACGTGCTTGAACAGCTGCACCCGGGCGTCAACATTCTTATGCACGAGCTGCCGTGGACGACCGAAGCGCTCGACGAGCTGCTGACGAAGCTCGAAAGCAAAGGCTACGGCTTTATCGATCCGGCTACGATTGACCTCGGGCTGGAGGAGCAGACGCAGCAGACCGCAAAGTAA
- a CDS encoding genetic competence negative regulator, protein MKIERLNQDKIRIFLTFDDLLERGIQKEDMWREIPKVHELFSEMMDQAYSELGFDASGPLAVEVFALPAQGMVVIVTRGKVNGKSEDHIQEEDSDEDVYEMEVTLEQSDIVLYAFRDIEDVISVCKQLRSADLIEDGRLYAYNGKYMLAFEPVGIELPRYHAIIALLAEYGEATSITTAVLEEYGKVIVPAKAVIEICTHF, encoded by the coding sequence ATGAAAATCGAACGGCTCAATCAAGATAAAATACGCATATTCCTGACGTTCGACGACTTGCTGGAACGGGGGATCCAGAAGGAAGACATGTGGCGCGAAATTCCGAAGGTACACGAGCTTTTCAGCGAAATGATGGATCAGGCCTACAGCGAGCTCGGCTTCGATGCCAGCGGTCCGCTGGCCGTAGAAGTGTTCGCGCTTCCTGCTCAAGGCATGGTCGTCATCGTGACGCGCGGCAAAGTGAACGGTAAGTCAGAAGATCACATCCAGGAAGAAGATAGCGACGAAGATGTTTACGAAATGGAAGTGACGCTCGAGCAAAGCGACATCGTGCTATACGCGTTCCGCGACATCGAGGACGTCATTTCGGTTTGTAAACAGCTGCGCAGCGCCGACCTGATCGAAGATGGGCGTTTGTACGCGTATAACGGCAAATATATGCTGGCCTTTGAGCCGGTTGGCATCGAACTGCCGCGCTACCACGCGATTATCGCGCTGCTTGCCGAATACGGCGAAGCGACTTCCATAACGACAGCCGTTCTCGAAGAATACGGCAAAGTCATCGTACCCGCCAAAGCGGTTATCGAAATTTGCACTCATTTCTAA
- a CDS encoding Glu/Leu/Phe/Val family dehydrogenase — MESSNVLTSTQIVIEEALKKLGYGEDMIALLKEPMRLLTVRIPVRMDDGKTKVFVGFRAQHSDAVGPTKGGVRFHPDVNETEVKALSIWMSIKCGIADLPYGGGKGGIICDPRKMSFRELERLSRGYVRAISQIVGPTKDIPAPDVMTNSQIMAWMMDEYSRIREFDSPGFITGKPLVLGGSLGRESATARGVAIMIDQAMAVKGIPLEGARVVIQGFGNAGSYLAKFMSDAGAKVVAISDVHAALYNEQGLDIDDLMDRRDSFGTVTNLFKNTITNEELLQIDCDVLVPAAIENQITASNADQIRAKIIVEAANGPTTLEATRIVTDRGILLVPDVLASAGGVIVSYFEWVQNNQGYYWSEAEIDTKLRDMMIRGFNSVYELHKLKKVDMRLAAYMVGVRKVAEAVRLRGWV, encoded by the coding sequence ATGGAAAGCAGCAATGTATTGACGTCGACGCAAATCGTAATCGAAGAGGCGCTCAAGAAGCTGGGATACGGCGAGGACATGATCGCGCTGCTCAAGGAGCCGATGCGGCTGCTGACCGTCCGGATCCCGGTGCGGATGGACGACGGCAAAACAAAGGTGTTCGTCGGCTTCCGCGCGCAGCACAGCGACGCCGTCGGGCCGACCAAAGGCGGCGTCCGGTTTCATCCGGATGTGAATGAAACCGAAGTGAAGGCGCTCTCGATCTGGATGAGCATCAAATGCGGCATTGCCGATTTGCCATACGGCGGCGGGAAGGGCGGCATTATTTGCGATCCGAGAAAAATGTCGTTCCGCGAATTGGAACGGCTGAGCCGCGGGTACGTCCGGGCCATCAGCCAAATCGTCGGTCCGACGAAGGACATCCCCGCGCCGGACGTCATGACGAACTCGCAAATTATGGCCTGGATGATGGACGAATACAGCCGCATCCGGGAATTCGATTCGCCCGGCTTCATTACGGGAAAGCCGCTTGTGCTGGGCGGTTCGCTCGGCCGCGAAAGCGCGACCGCGCGAGGCGTGGCGATTATGATCGACCAAGCGATGGCGGTCAAAGGCATACCATTGGAAGGCGCGCGCGTCGTCATTCAAGGGTTCGGCAATGCCGGCAGCTACCTGGCGAAATTCATGTCCGATGCCGGCGCGAAAGTTGTCGCTATTTCCGATGTGCACGCCGCGTTGTATAATGAGCAGGGACTCGATATTGACGATTTGATGGACCGCCGCGATTCGTTCGGCACGGTGACGAATTTGTTCAAGAATACGATCACGAACGAAGAGCTGCTGCAGATCGATTGCGACGTGCTGGTGCCGGCCGCCATCGAGAACCAAATAACGGCAAGCAACGCGGACCAAATTCGTGCTAAAATCATTGTAGAGGCCGCTAACGGCCCGACGACGCTGGAAGCGACGAGAATCGTAACCGACCGAGGCATTCTGCTGGTGCCCGACGTGCTGGCAAGCGCCGGCGGGGTTATCGTTTCGTACTTCGAGTGGGTTCAGAACAATCAAGGCTATTATTGGTCTGAAGCCGAAATCGACACCAAGCTGCGCGACATGATGATCCGCGGCTTCAATAGCGTTTACGAGCTGCATAAGCTTAAGAAAGTAGATATGCGTCTTGCCGCCTATATGGTCGGTGTCCGCAAAGTGGCAGAGGCTGTCCGCCTGAGGGGGTGGGTATAG
- the prsW gene encoding glutamic-type intramembrane protease PrsW codes for MLLFSILTAAVAPGISLLTYFYLKDRYDAEPIHMVARVFLLGVLIVLPIMVIQRGLLLWLGEGPILFSFTISAGVEELLKWFVLYHIIFNHTEFDEPYDGIVYAVAISLGFATVENVLYAVFQPSSVGSLLIRALLPVSGHALFGVTMGYYVGKAKFAETGKKRNFLILAAAIPLLEHGVYDWIMGSGSTYWVWFIVPLMGYLWIKGVRKINRANARSPFRMLGTEEEVKL; via the coding sequence ATGCTGCTTTTTTCCATTCTAACCGCGGCGGTTGCTCCGGGCATTTCGCTGCTGACTTATTTTTATTTAAAGGACCGCTACGACGCCGAACCGATTCATATGGTCGCGCGCGTATTTCTGCTCGGCGTGCTGATCGTGCTGCCGATCATGGTCATCCAGCGGGGACTGCTGCTATGGCTCGGCGAAGGTCCGATCCTGTTCTCGTTCACCATTTCCGCGGGCGTCGAAGAGCTGCTGAAATGGTTCGTCCTCTACCATATTATTTTCAACCATACGGAATTCGACGAGCCTTATGACGGCATCGTGTACGCGGTGGCGATCTCGCTCGGCTTCGCAACGGTGGAGAACGTGCTGTACGCGGTATTTCAGCCCTCCTCCGTCGGATCGCTCCTCATTCGCGCGCTGCTGCCGGTTTCCGGCCATGCGTTGTTCGGCGTTACGATGGGCTATTACGTAGGTAAAGCCAAATTTGCGGAAACGGGCAAGAAGCGCAATTTTCTTATCCTTGCCGCTGCGATTCCGTTGCTCGAGCATGGCGTATACGATTGGATCATGGGCTCCGGCTCGACGTACTGGGTGTGGTTCATCGTGCCGCTTATGGGCTATCTTTGGATTAAAGGCGTCCGCAAAATCAATCGCGCCAACGCCCGGTCGCCGTTTCGGATGCTGGGTACTGAGGAAGAGGTTAAGCTTTAG